Proteins co-encoded in one Chitinophagales bacterium genomic window:
- a CDS encoding DCL family protein, translating to MAKSVTIGNIDFKTKKAANEYFSEILNRNKNLELNGSDFDDVYQLLKNHPRASEKIGVGVSKIKVEPTEYANNVCFHIHRIDGSIENFGIGKCIDGENSFFRQFSIGCRKVVKEDLEKVKKDYFSEHSKEGKVRCQFSYEELSWEETNVDHREPNTFSVIVDRFIEVEKIDLQKIEYNKDQTYGNEIINKDLQQKFKEYHKEKALLRIVSKKRNLSKSYLGRISSNSKDLKIS from the coding sequence ATGGCTAAATCAGTTACTATTGGAAATATTGATTTCAAAACAAAAAAGGCTGCAAATGAGTATTTTTCAGAAATTTTAAACAGAAATAAAAATTTAGAACTCAATGGATCAGACTTTGACGATGTTTACCAACTTTTAAAAAATCATCCAAGAGCATCCGAAAAAATAGGTGTTGGAGTCTCTAAAATTAAAGTAGAGCCGACAGAATATGCGAATAATGTTTGTTTCCATATTCATAGAATCGACGGTTCAATTGAAAACTTTGGAATTGGTAAATGTATAGATGGAGAAAATAGTTTTTTTAGACAATTCTCAATAGGATGTAGAAAGGTAGTTAAAGAAGATCTCGAAAAAGTAAAAAAGGATTATTTCAGTGAGCATTCTAAAGAAGGAAAGGTAAGGTGTCAATTTTCATATGAAGAATTATCATGGGAGGAAACAAATGTTGACCATAGAGAACCTAATACATTCTCAGTGATTGTAGATAGGTTTATTGAGGTGGAAAAGATAGATTTGCAAAAAATTGAATACAATAAGGATCAAACTTATGGGAATGAAATCATTAATAAAGACTTACAGCAGAAATTTAAGGAATATCATAAAGAAAAAGCACTCTTAAGAATAGTATCAAAAAAAAGAAATCTATCAAAATCGTATTTAGGAAGGATAAGTTCCAATTCTAAAGATTTAAAAATCTCATAA
- a CDS encoding TIGR02757 family protein, producing MNQAALFQLLESKVILYNRADFIQDDPISIPHQLSKLQDIEIMGFWAAILAWGLRKTIINKCHELLDLMDGAPYDFICNHQENDLKRFQNFKHRTFNSTDTLYFIEFFKNYYQNHDSLENAFSRFIEPRDEHVGNGLKGFHDLFFSLPNFPERTRKHVATPNRKSACKRLNMFLRWMVRNDNNGVDLGLWNQIRPSQLLCPLDVHVDRVGRKLGLIHRQQRDWQTVLELTTALKQFDSDDPVKYDFALFGIGVMEKKAFD from the coding sequence ATGAACCAAGCAGCACTTTTTCAATTACTTGAATCAAAAGTAATCCTTTACAATCGAGCCGATTTTATCCAAGACGACCCTATTTCTATTCCTCATCAACTAAGTAAACTTCAAGATATAGAAATAATGGGATTCTGGGCAGCAATATTGGCTTGGGGTTTGCGAAAAACTATCATTAATAAGTGCCACGAACTTCTTGATTTGATGGATGGTGCGCCGTACGATTTCATTTGCAATCACCAAGAAAATGACCTCAAACGCTTCCAAAACTTCAAACATCGTACCTTTAATTCAACTGATACACTTTATTTTATTGAATTTTTCAAAAATTATTACCAAAATCATGATTCCTTAGAAAACGCTTTTTCACGATTCATTGAGCCAAGAGATGAACATGTTGGCAACGGATTGAAAGGTTTTCACGATTTATTTTTTTCATTGCCCAATTTTCCAGAACGCACCCGAAAACACGTTGCTACACCCAATCGAAAATCAGCTTGTAAAAGGCTCAATATGTTTTTGCGATGGATGGTTCGCAACGACAATAACGGAGTTGATTTGGGATTGTGGAATCAAATACGTCCTTCGCAGTTGTTATGTCCTTTAGATGTTCATGTTGACAGAGTTGGTAGAAAACTAGGATTGATTCATAGACAACAAAGAGACTGGCAAACAGTTTTAGAACTAACAACTGCACTGAAACAATTTGATTCAGATGATCCTGTAAAATACGACTTTGCACTTTTTGGTATAGGCGTAATGGAAAAAAAGGCGTTTGACTAA
- a CDS encoding GNAT family N-acetyltransferase encodes MLAKLLLTVTSTEDELQQILLLQKENLEQQVGFTEAKEQGFVTVVHNMQLLREMNEVEPSVIAKYNEKVVGYCLSMPRIFKTKIEVLTPMFEKIDALSFEGRSLNDCNYLVMGQVCINKNYRGMGIFDQMYEFMQAKLSQKYDYLITEVASRNTRSMRAHTRVGFENLLTFADQTDHWELVIWNWGEKFKNQK; translated from the coding sequence ATGTTAGCTAAATTATTACTAACAGTCACTTCAACTGAAGATGAACTTCAACAAATTTTGTTGCTTCAAAAAGAAAATTTAGAACAACAGGTAGGTTTTACAGAGGCTAAAGAGCAGGGTTTTGTAACTGTTGTCCACAATATGCAATTATTGAGGGAGATGAATGAAGTGGAGCCAAGTGTCATTGCAAAGTATAACGAAAAAGTCGTGGGTTATTGTCTTTCTATGCCTCGGATTTTTAAAACAAAAATTGAGGTCCTAACACCTATGTTTGAAAAGATAGATGCGCTTTCATTTGAAGGAAGGTCATTAAACGATTGTAATTATTTGGTAATGGGTCAAGTGTGTATTAATAAAAATTATCGAGGGATGGGGATTTTTGATCAAATGTATGAATTTATGCAGGCGAAACTATCACAAAAATATGACTATTTGATTACAGAAGTTGCTAGTCGAAACACCCGTTCGATGCGAGCGCATACCAGAGTAGGATTTGAAAATTTATTGACCTTTGCAGACCAAACAGATCATTGGGAATTGGTAATCTGGAATTGGGGAGAAAAATTTAAAAATCAAAAGTAG
- a CDS encoding T9SS type A sorting domain-containing protein, which translates to MSLSLVFATAIQAQKFQNKGDLKPVIENIFIWHATHTEANIDRSSNTAMGVGIFNDNSVSGTETSNSSDTNIGGDNNTNSNVENDDVTTDDSGEVIQTDEENDNSTISINPSGLLTENNSIPSRGGNNEGGITPPNNTGNNNSHPIDGDRQGNILEEILNYPNPASEEINIMVPLMDELVRIRLINLSGQPVIDQKAYSNSRVVLDTYHLPEGVYLLEFTGSGKQLFRRTYIKK; encoded by the coding sequence ATGAGCTTGTCGTTAGTATTTGCCACAGCAATTCAAGCTCAAAAGTTTCAAAATAAAGGCGATTTAAAGCCAGTTATTGAAAACATTTTTATTTGGCACGCTACACATACCGAAGCCAACATTGACAGAAGTAGCAATACTGCAATGGGAGTCGGCATTTTCAATGATAATTCAGTATCTGGAACAGAAACTTCAAATAGTTCGGACACAAATATTGGTGGTGATAACAACACAAACAGCAATGTTGAGAATGATGATGTAACAACTGATGACAGTGGGGAGGTGATTCAAACCGATGAGGAGAATGACAATAGCACCATCTCTATCAATCCATCAGGTTTGCTAACCGAAAACAACAGCATTCCTTCAAGAGGAGGAAACAACGAGGGAGGTATTACACCACCTAATAATACTGGCAACAACAATTCCCATCCTATAGATGGTGATAGGCAAGGCAATATTCTTGAGGAAATATTGAATTATCCGAACCCTGCAAGTGAAGAAATCAATATTATGGTTCCGTTGATGGATGAATTGGTTAGAATACGCCTAATCAACCTTAGTGGACAACCTGTGATAGACCAAAAGGCTTATAGCAATAGTCGAGTGGTGTTGGATACCTACCATTTACCAGAAGGTGTTTACTTGTTGGAGTTTACAGGAAGTGGTAAACAGCTTTTCAGAAGAACATATATCAAAAAATAA
- a CDS encoding glycosyltransferase, giving the protein MSEFQTVNPSKKTVKRLVFTVVNDLNYDQRMQRICGSLAEAGYDVTLIGRAMNNSKPLKNRVFSQVRMKLLFQRGKLFYLEYNLRLLWHFLWNRYDVFGACDLDTVMPHFLAGKLKGKPMVYDAHEYFPELPEVVHRPFTRWVWKTVEKIVVPRTKYAYTINQSYADFFKKEYGTDFQIIRNAAVLRKEDMDLNGSKVYDKQIFEEEYILYQGAVNMGRGVEEMIQAMPFIEGCKLYVCGKGDVFEDCINLVKQLDLQNKVKFFGFVPPELLRHFTLNAKLGFTFFTNDGMSYYYSLANRFFDYFHGGVPQLCVNFPEYRRINEQFEVAVLLENLKAETIAEATNQLLQNQDLYQKLQENCLAAREHINWQAEEKKLLGFYSAIK; this is encoded by the coding sequence ATGTCAGAGTTCCAGACAGTGAATCCTTCAAAAAAAACTGTAAAACGCCTTGTTTTTACGGTAGTTAATGATTTGAATTACGATCAACGAATGCAGCGCATTTGTGGTTCGTTGGCAGAGGCGGGTTATGATGTAACTTTGATTGGTCGGGCGATGAATAATTCTAAACCATTGAAGAATAGGGTTTTTTCCCAGGTGAGAATGAAATTGTTGTTTCAACGTGGAAAATTGTTTTACTTAGAATACAACCTCCGTTTGTTGTGGCATTTTTTGTGGAATAGATATGATGTTTTTGGGGCCTGTGATTTGGATACGGTGATGCCTCATTTTTTGGCGGGTAAATTGAAGGGCAAGCCGATGGTATATGATGCACATGAATATTTTCCCGAACTTCCCGAAGTTGTGCATCGTCCGTTTACACGTTGGGTTTGGAAAACGGTAGAAAAGATTGTTGTTCCTCGTACAAAATACGCCTATACGATTAATCAATCCTACGCTGATTTTTTCAAAAAAGAATATGGAACGGATTTTCAAATTATTCGCAATGCAGCCGTTTTGAGGAAAGAAGATATGGACTTAAATGGCTCAAAAGTATATGATAAACAGATTTTTGAGGAAGAGTATATCTTGTATCAAGGAGCTGTGAATATGGGGAGAGGCGTTGAAGAAATGATTCAAGCAATGCCTTTTATTGAAGGCTGCAAACTGTATGTGTGTGGTAAAGGGGATGTTTTTGAAGATTGTATAAACTTGGTTAAACAGTTAGATTTGCAGAACAAAGTAAAATTCTTTGGATTTGTTCCACCTGAATTATTACGGCATTTTACCCTAAACGCCAAGCTGGGTTTTACCTTCTTTACGAATGATGGAATGAGTTATTATTATTCACTTGCCAATCGTTTTTTTGATTATTTTCATGGAGGTGTACCGCAGTTATGCGTCAATTTCCCTGAGTATCGGCGTATCAATGAGCAGTTTGAAGTGGCAGTTTTGTTGGAGAATTTGAAGGCGGAAACGATTGCAGAAGCGACCAATCAATTGTTGCAGAATCAGGATTTGTACCAAAAGTTGCAAGAAAATTGTTTGGCTGCTCGTGAACACATCAATTGGCAAGCAGAGGAGAAGAAGTTATTGGGGTTTTACAGTGCCATTAAATGA
- a CDS encoding acyl-CoA reductase: MNLQQRIHILTQLGQALQNKTDQQAMAKMAFASNNWFTIENTQVMLQSIADNYLSTEKLQQWTARYDFSKLGETPSKTVALVMAGNIPLVGFHDFLSVFICGHKAQIKLSEKDDKLLPYLYQLLLQIDKSIENQIAITPQLKNFDAVIATGSNNSSRYFHYYFGKYPHIIRKNRGSVAVLSGHETEADILELGKDIFQYFGLGCRSVSKLFVPKDYDFNFLLGLLNEYKQVAMHSKYRNNYDYHLAIYLLDKVKHLVNDTVIVTEKEAVSSPAAILHYEYYADETALKNRLKEQEEDIQCVVGLSDEYLGFGEAQRPELWDYADKVDTVEFLLGL, from the coding sequence ATGAATCTTCAACAAAGAATACATATCCTCACCCAACTTGGACAAGCCCTTCAAAATAAGACAGATCAACAGGCTATGGCAAAAATGGCTTTCGCTAGTAACAACTGGTTTACCATCGAAAATACCCAAGTCATGCTGCAATCTATTGCAGACAACTATCTTTCTACTGAAAAATTGCAACAATGGACTGCTCGCTATGATTTCTCAAAATTGGGTGAAACTCCTTCAAAGACAGTTGCTTTGGTGATGGCGGGAAATATTCCATTGGTCGGATTCCACGATTTTTTGAGCGTATTCATCTGCGGGCACAAAGCCCAAATCAAACTTTCCGAAAAGGATGACAAACTCCTGCCTTATCTCTATCAACTCCTGCTGCAAATTGACAAAAGCATTGAAAACCAAATAGCTATTACTCCTCAATTGAAGAATTTTGATGCGGTCATTGCCACAGGTAGCAACAATTCATCTCGGTATTTCCACTATTATTTTGGCAAATATCCCCACATCATCCGAAAAAATCGAGGTTCAGTAGCCGTACTTTCTGGACATGAAACGGAAGCTGATATTCTCGAACTTGGTAAAGATATTTTTCAATATTTTGGTTTGGGTTGTCGAAGTGTGTCTAAATTGTTTGTGCCAAAAGACTATGATTTCAATTTTTTGCTGGGTCTCCTAAATGAGTACAAACAAGTTGCGATGCACTCCAAATACCGGAACAATTACGACTATCATTTGGCAATTTATTTGCTGGACAAAGTAAAACACTTGGTAAACGATACCGTAATTGTAACTGAAAAAGAAGCGGTTAGCTCGCCAGCTGCTATTTTACACTATGAATATTATGCCGATGAAACTGCATTGAAAAACCGATTGAAGGAACAAGAAGAGGACATTCAATGTGTGGTTGGTTTGTCAGATGAATACTTAGGATTTGGTGAAGCACAGCGGCCTGAATTGTGGGATTATGCGGATAAAGTGGATACAGTGGAATTTTTGTTGGGGCTTTAG
- a CDS encoding metallophosphoesterase translates to MKSISIAQITDLHIANEGEKPNGIDVRSNFLKILEKVKQASVDYIVVSGDFCLHIGVLEIYEWIKLQLDAVGIPYFVMSGNHDNPAMLASVFEVEDFLQKDELFYSHEIESFGKLIFLDSTNGLVSSQQLSFLISCCKNENKSNLLFIHHPPILADVLHMDKNYSLQNIEEVHSAIEACMSKPQAIFCGHYHCSRAITLPFLNTTVFITPSSSYFQLNPDAVNFEIESKIPAWRNIIWDGKTVKTSIKLESCNE, encoded by the coding sequence ATGAAATCAATCTCTATTGCCCAAATTACAGATTTACACATTGCTAATGAAGGAGAAAAGCCCAATGGAATAGATGTTCGATCTAATTTTTTGAAGATATTGGAAAAGGTGAAACAAGCATCAGTGGATTATATAGTTGTTTCGGGCGATTTTTGTTTGCACATAGGTGTTTTAGAAATCTATGAATGGATAAAATTGCAGTTGGATGCAGTTGGAATTCCTTATTTCGTGATGTCTGGTAACCACGATAACCCTGCAATGTTGGCTTCTGTTTTTGAAGTAGAGGATTTTCTGCAAAAAGACGAATTGTTTTATAGCCATGAAATTGAATCTTTTGGGAAATTAATTTTTTTAGACAGTACAAATGGTTTGGTTTCTTCTCAGCAATTGTCTTTTTTGATTTCCTGCTGCAAAAATGAAAATAAATCGAACCTATTATTTATTCACCATCCACCTATTTTGGCTGATGTTCTGCACATGGACAAGAACTATTCACTGCAAAATATTGAAGAAGTGCATTCTGCCATTGAAGCGTGTATGTCTAAACCACAAGCTATTTTTTGTGGTCACTACCATTGCAGTCGAGCAATCACTTTGCCATTTCTGAATACAACAGTTTTTATTACTCCATCATCTTCTTATTTTCAATTAAACCCTGATGCAGTTAACTTTGAAATTGAAAGTAAAATTCCAGCATGGCGAAATATTATATGGGATGGTAAAACAGTGAAAACGAGCATCAAATTGGAGAGTTGTAATGAATAG
- a CDS encoding DUF2911 domain-containing protein: MKRLFTTTICFFLYLLAQDISAQSTVTNLPRASQKAIVGQTIGLTEIMVTYHRPAIKDRELWGKLVPYDAVWRAGANDNTLISFSTNVSIEGKELKAGTYGLHLIPSEKGQSEVIFSNSTSAWGSFSYTPDEDALRVMIQSADAPHHEFLTYSFEDITPTSAVCALTWGKKKFPFKVEADVHNIVFASLKDELRNRSGWTWIGWNEAANYALQNEVNYKEGLGWATRSVFMNPNSNNLLTKAKLTAKAQDAKDEKKEMEIITATLEQDLATFNVGWKEYHGAAKYLIQQKSNEDKALAWLDKSIEMKPNMTNMLAKSDLLASMGKNEDAEKVKAAAISKGTNAELNNYGYQLLFGGKMKEAVEIFEANTEKNPTDPNAWDSLGEGYAKIGEKEKAIKSFKKSLSLNPPANVKANSIKVLKELGVDYQEM; this comes from the coding sequence ATGAAAAGATTATTTACTACTACAATTTGCTTCTTTCTTTATTTGCTTGCCCAAGATATATCGGCGCAATCTACTGTTACTAATTTGCCAAGAGCAAGCCAAAAAGCCATTGTAGGTCAAACGATTGGACTGACCGAAATCATGGTGACATACCACCGCCCTGCTATCAAAGATCGGGAACTTTGGGGGAAATTGGTGCCGTATGATGCTGTTTGGAGAGCAGGAGCCAATGACAACACCCTCATTTCTTTTTCGACCAATGTGAGTATTGAAGGAAAAGAATTGAAAGCGGGAACGTATGGACTGCATTTGATTCCGAGCGAAAAAGGACAATCGGAAGTCATTTTTTCTAACAGTACATCCGCTTGGGGCAGTTTTTCTTATACGCCTGATGAAGATGCCCTACGGGTAATGATTCAATCTGCTGATGCACCACACCACGAATTTTTGACCTACTCGTTTGAAGACATCACCCCTACGAGTGCCGTATGTGCCTTGACTTGGGGTAAGAAAAAATTTCCCTTCAAAGTAGAAGCAGATGTTCACAACATTGTGTTTGCCAGCCTCAAAGATGAACTTCGCAACCGTTCTGGGTGGACTTGGATTGGTTGGAACGAAGCTGCCAACTATGCCCTTCAAAATGAGGTGAACTACAAAGAAGGATTGGGATGGGCAACTCGTTCTGTTTTTATGAATCCCAACTCCAACAATTTGCTGACCAAAGCCAAACTGACGGCAAAGGCTCAGGATGCCAAAGATGAAAAGAAAGAAATGGAAATCATCACCGCTACTTTGGAGCAAGATTTGGCGACCTTCAATGTAGGCTGGAAAGAATACCACGGTGCTGCAAAATATTTGATTCAGCAAAAATCAAATGAAGACAAAGCTTTAGCATGGTTGGACAAATCCATTGAAATGAAGCCTAATATGACCAATATGCTCGCCAAATCGGATTTATTGGCAAGCATGGGCAAAAACGAAGATGCCGAAAAAGTGAAAGCGGCTGCCATCTCAAAAGGTACAAATGCGGAACTCAATAACTATGGCTACCAATTGCTTTTCGGGGGTAAAATGAAGGAAGCAGTAGAAATTTTTGAGGCAAATACGGAGAAAAATCCAACTGACCCCAATGCTTGGGATAGTTTGGGCGAAGGTTATGCCAAAATTGGAGAAAAGGAAAAAGCCATCAAAAGTTTCAAAAAATCCCTCTCGTTGAATCCTCCTGCCAATGTGAAAGCCAATTCTATCAAGGTATTGAAGGAATTGGGTGTCGACTACCAAGAAATGTAA
- a CDS encoding RNA polymerase sigma factor — protein sequence MVFTKYQHLSNEEIVSLIQVTGNINFLNILYKRFYKKVYGKCVSMVKNDKDAEDLTQDIWLKISTHIFNFKGASSFATWLHRITLNHCLDFMRFQRYDLGEDSLKYHYLKADDTKEYMEAKKSREMQLELIIKSLEEVDEERREILIMKYFENLGIEEIGERLNLKNSAVKMRLQRARNTLKKRMMDTSVSLTDIPTFDF from the coding sequence ATGGTTTTCACCAAATATCAACATCTCAGCAATGAAGAAATTGTAAGCCTGATTCAAGTAACAGGCAATATCAATTTCCTGAATATCCTTTACAAACGTTTTTACAAAAAAGTATATGGTAAATGCGTGAGCATGGTCAAAAACGATAAAGATGCGGAAGATCTCACTCAAGATATATGGTTAAAAATAAGCACGCATATATTTAACTTCAAAGGGGCATCGAGTTTTGCAACTTGGCTACACCGTATCACACTAAATCATTGTCTGGACTTCATGCGCTTCCAACGCTACGACCTCGGGGAAGACTCATTGAAGTATCACTACCTAAAGGCCGATGACACTAAAGAGTATATGGAGGCAAAAAAATCTCGTGAAATGCAGCTTGAATTGATTATCAAATCATTGGAAGAAGTAGATGAAGAAAGACGTGAAATATTGATTATGAAATATTTTGAGAACTTAGGCATTGAAGAAATCGGCGAAAGATTGAATCTAAAAAATAGTGCTGTAAAAATGCGCTTACAACGAGCCAGAAATACCCTCAAAAAAAGAATGATGGATACCTCTGTTAGCTTAACTGATATTCCTACTTTTGATTTTTAA
- a CDS encoding SDR family NAD(P)-dependent oxidoreductase, producing MITTAKDTLEKKPSISLKDQGLKLPIRTFDNTKPYALLTGSSMGIGRSMAHHLAKLGHHLILVALPDQSLENLAKELEQTYQIKAISYGIDLTKEDSPKKLFNFCIDNKLDVNILINNAGFGLGGLFENIDLDRYNSMMSLNTRTIIGLTHYFLPELKKHKQSYILNTSSMEAMLPLPYKSVYTATKGFIYSFSLALREELRPHNVSVSVLCPGSVLTNEDGLKRIKAMGWRAKMVVMMPDEVADIALQKMFDKKAVIIPGGINQTLSKIAKFMPTSMKMNILEKMFSSYKTH from the coding sequence ATGATAACAACTGCTAAGGATACATTAGAAAAAAAACCTTCTATTTCTCTGAAAGACCAAGGATTAAAATTACCTATTAGAACTTTTGACAACACCAAACCCTACGCTCTGCTTACAGGTTCAAGTATGGGCATTGGTCGTTCGATGGCACATCACCTCGCCAAGTTGGGGCATCATCTGATTTTAGTGGCTCTTCCCGACCAATCCTTAGAAAATTTGGCAAAAGAACTAGAACAAACCTACCAAATCAAAGCTATTTCTTATGGTATTGATTTAACAAAGGAAGATTCTCCCAAAAAATTATTTAATTTTTGCATTGACAATAAATTAGATGTCAATATCTTGATTAACAATGCAGGTTTTGGACTCGGCGGATTATTTGAAAACATAGATTTGGACCGCTACAATTCCATGATGAGTCTCAATACACGAACCATTATCGGTTTGACGCATTACTTTCTACCCGAACTCAAAAAACACAAACAGTCTTATATACTCAATACCAGTAGCATGGAAGCCATGTTGCCCCTCCCCTACAAGTCTGTTTACACCGCAACCAAAGGTTTTATTTATTCCTTTTCATTGGCATTGCGAGAAGAATTACGCCCTCACAATGTAAGTGTCAGTGTGTTGTGTCCTGGTTCGGTATTGACCAATGAAGATGGCCTAAAACGAATCAAAGCAATGGGATGGCGTGCGAAAATGGTGGTTATGATGCCCGATGAAGTTGCAGATATTGCCTTGCAAAAAATGTTTGATAAAAAAGCAGTCATTATTCCAGGAGGTATCAACCAGACGCTTTCTAAGATTGCTAAGTTTATGCCTACCTCTATGAAAATGAATATTTTAGAAAAAATGTTTAGTTCATATAAAACACATTAA
- a CDS encoding ABC transporter ATP-binding protein, whose product MEKIIQITNVTKHYRMGKTLVKALNGLSLDIYKNEYVALMGPSGSGKSTLMNILGCLDTPTSGSYWLNGQEVANMSDNELAEVRNKEIGFVFQTFNLLPRLTALGNVAIPLIYGGVPKKEREQRATDMLDAVGLGDRNHHKPNELSGGQRQRVAIARALINRPSIILADEPTGNLDSKTSVEIMQMLNKIHRDGNTVIMVTHEEEMAMYAHRIIRLKDGIVERDEANVL is encoded by the coding sequence ATGGAAAAAATCATTCAAATAACCAATGTCACCAAACACTACCGTATGGGTAAGACATTGGTAAAAGCTCTAAACGGTTTAAGCTTAGATATTTACAAAAATGAATACGTTGCCCTTATGGGACCTTCTGGCTCTGGAAAATCCACATTAATGAACATATTGGGCTGTTTGGATACTCCGACAAGTGGTTCTTATTGGTTGAATGGGCAAGAAGTAGCCAACATGAGCGACAACGAGTTAGCCGAAGTCCGCAACAAAGAAATTGGTTTTGTCTTTCAAACCTTCAATTTATTGCCTCGATTGACCGCCTTAGGAAATGTAGCTATCCCCCTGATTTATGGTGGAGTACCCAAAAAGGAAAGAGAACAGCGTGCTACGGATATGTTGGATGCCGTAGGGCTTGGCGATCGCAACCATCACAAACCCAATGAGCTATCAGGTGGTCAACGCCAAAGAGTAGCAATCGCTCGTGCTCTTATCAACCGCCCTTCCATTATCCTCGCCGATGAACCGACAGGAAACCTCGACTCCAAAACTTCGGTCGAAATCATGCAAATGCTCAACAAAATTCACCGAGATGGCAATACGGTCATCATGGTCACACACGAAGAAGAAATGGCGATGTATGCTCACCGAATTATACGATTGAAGGATGGAATTGTAGAAAGAGATGAAGCGAATGTACTCTAA
- a CDS encoding 4Fe-4S dicluster domain-containing protein — protein sequence MAIMITDECINCGACEPECPNNAIYEGGVEWRMSDGTTLTGTYTLLDGKEVGADDEQEPVSEDFYYIVTDKCTECMGFHEEPQCAAVCPVDCCVPDPDHKEAEEELLKKKATLHLE from the coding sequence ATGGCGATAATGATTACCGATGAGTGCATCAACTGTGGTGCATGTGAACCCGAATGTCCGAACAATGCCATCTATGAAGGTGGTGTAGAATGGCGTATGTCTGATGGCACTACTTTGACGGGTACCTATACCCTATTGGATGGCAAGGAAGTCGGAGCAGACGATGAGCAAGAACCTGTTTCAGAAGATTTTTACTACATAGTGACAGACAAATGTACTGAGTGCATGGGTTTTCACGAAGAGCCACAATGTGCGGCAGTTTGTCCTGTAGATTGCTGTGTACCAGACCCTGATCACAAAGAAGCGGAAGAAGAATTGTTGAAGAAGAAAGCAACTTTGCATTTAGAATAA
- a CDS encoding SDR family oxidoreductase: MQGKIAIITGGNAGIGKQTAIGLAEKGYTIVLFCRNEQKGKIAQEEIQLQTGNPNIDVITCDLSSLENVEQAANKFKQKYDRLDLLINNAGLFYDYLTQTGDGFETQFQVNHLSHFYLTQLLLDVLKKSAPARIVNVSSAAHLGKKIDFEHLPYGKEKYDGLDVYGQTKLANILFTKELTRRLRQEGIIAFALHPGVVRTQIGRKNTKGWINWGWKALISLPIFSISEKKGAETSLYAATSLELEKFGGEYLKNNMIVKSSKPSYNQNTAKKLWELSEKLLKEKGR; encoded by the coding sequence ATGCAAGGAAAAATAGCCATTATCACAGGCGGCAATGCAGGGATAGGCAAACAAACAGCTATTGGTTTAGCCGAAAAAGGATACACCATTGTATTGTTTTGCCGCAATGAACAAAAAGGAAAAATTGCTCAAGAAGAAATTCAACTACAAACGGGGAATCCTAATATTGATGTGATAACCTGCGATTTATCTTCATTGGAGAACGTGGAGCAAGCAGCAAACAAATTCAAACAAAAGTACGATAGATTGGACTTGCTTATCAACAATGCAGGTTTGTTTTACGATTATCTCACACAAACAGGTGATGGTTTTGAAACTCAATTTCAGGTCAATCACTTATCCCATTTTTACCTTACCCAGCTACTTTTGGATGTACTCAAAAAATCTGCTCCTGCCCGCATCGTCAATGTATCTTCTGCTGCACATCTCGGCAAAAAAATAGACTTTGAACACCTCCCTTATGGCAAAGAAAAATATGATGGATTGGATGTGTATGGTCAAACCAAACTTGCCAATATTCTGTTTACCAAAGAATTAACACGAAGGTTGCGACAAGAAGGCATAATTGCCTTTGCCTTGCATCCTGGGGTAGTTCGCACCCAAATCGGACGAAAAAACACAAAAGGATGGATCAATTGGGGATGGAAAGCCCTCATTTCTTTACCGATTTTTTCCATTTCTGAGAAAAAAGGTGCCGAAACCAGTTTATACGCTGCTACTTCCCTTGAATTGGAAAAATTTGGCGGGGAATACCTCAAAAATAACATGATAGTGAAGTCTTCAAAACCTTCTTACAACCAAAATACAGCAAAAAAATTGTGGGAATTGAGTGAAAAATTATTGAAGGAGAAAGGAAGATGA